Genomic segment of Rhodocaloribacter litoris:
GAGGCGGCCCATCCGGAGGTGGACGTGCGCATCGAGCAGTTCCCGGGCAGTTCGCTGAAGGATTTCGAGATCAAGCTGCGCCTGCGGTTTGCCAGCGGGCAGGCGCCCGACCTGTTCCACGTCAACACGAACGTGGGGGCCGAGCTGGCGGCGCTGGGGCTGCTGGCGCCCGCCCCGCCCGACGTGGTGGCCCTGGTCGACACGAACAGCGTCAACGAGATGGCCCGCACCGCGGCCCGGTTCGACGGGACGTACTACGGTGTCGTGAGCGACGTGGTCTGGACCGCCCTCTACTACAACCGCACGCACTTCCGGGAAGCGGGCCTCGATCCGGACCGCCCGCCCCGCACCTGGGACGAGCTGCTGGAGATGGCCGACCGCCTCACCGTGCGCCGTCCCGACGGGACGCCCGTGCGTGCGGGGCTGTCGCTGCGCAAGACGGGGTTCAAGGCCGGCACGGCCGAGAAGTGGTTGACGTTCCTCTACAGCGCCGGCGGTCGCGCCTTCGACGAGAACGGCACGCGCACCCTCATCAACAGCCCCGCCGGACGGGCCGCGCTCGACTTCTACGCCGAGGTCCTCTTCCGGCGCCGCATCGACGACGTGGCCCTCGAAGGCGATCAGCAGGGATTCGGGCAGGGACGGGTGTCCATGTTCATCCGCGAACCCCACGTCATCGGGTGGCTGAAGCAGAACTACCCGGACCTGGACTTCGGTGTGGCGCCGATCCCGCGGCGGGACACCTCGCTCAGCAGCGGCGGGGCCTACATGTTCGCCGTCAGCCGGGACAGCCCGCACCCGGACGCGGCCTGGCGCTTTGCCCGCTTCCTGATGAGCGACTCGGTGTATGTACGCTATGCAGCAGGCGGGAGCGTGGTGCCGGCTCTCCGCTCGGTGGCCCGCCGCCCCGCCTACACTGGCGACCCGCGCTGGCGGGTGTTCCTGGAGCAGCCGGCCCGGCTCTCCGGGGGCTTTCCCCGTGCCGGCCGGGCGCTCGACATCCTCGGCGCCTACATCGAACAGTTCTGCTACGGCCGCCTGGAGGCCGGCGAGATGCTGCGCCTGGCCGAGCGGGACATGAACGCCGTGCTGGCTCCGAACCGGCGGCGGGACCCTTCATAACCGGACGAGACGATGCGTGACACGATCCCGGAACTGGGCATCATCACCGACGAGGTAGCCCCCGAGGTGGAAGAGGCGCTGGCGACGGCCATGGACTGGGGCCTGCGCCGGTTCGAACTGCGGGAAGGGCGCACGGGTCGTTTCCCGGCCTTCACGCCGGGGGAGGTGCGGGCCGTCGAGGCGGCCCGGGCGGCCGGGGCGCAGATCACCGCGGTCTCGCCCGGCCTGTTCAAAGGGGTGGTCTCGGACAAGGCCCGCCTGCGCCGCGAGCTGGACGACGTGCTGCCCCGTGCCATCGAACTGGCCCGGCGGTTCGAGGTGCCGGTGCTCATCGCCTTCGGCTTCCAGCGGTACCGGGGCGAACTGCCCTCGGGCCGCATGCGGGCGATGCAGGCCTTCGAGCGGGCGGCCCGGCAGGTCGCCGAGGCGGGTATGGTGCTGGCCCTCGAGAACGAGCCGGACTTCTGGATCGACCGCCCGGCCGAGGCGGCGGCGATGCTCGACGAGATCGGCCATCCCGCCCTCCGCCTCAACTGGGACCCGGCCAACCTGCACTGGGGGGGACAGGTGCCCACCCGTGCCGATTTCCTGGCGG
This window contains:
- a CDS encoding extracellular solute-binding protein, with the protein product MLWLLPVLLVATGMGCGAASQEPASDGRIPVRVFVLLISTSQVAFYRWAEQAFEAAHPEVDVRIEQFPGSSLKDFEIKLRLRFASGQAPDLFHVNTNVGAELAALGLLAPAPPDVVALVDTNSVNEMARTAARFDGTYYGVVSDVVWTALYYNRTHFREAGLDPDRPPRTWDELLEMADRLTVRRPDGTPVRAGLSLRKTGFKAGTAEKWLTFLYSAGGRAFDENGTRTLINSPAGRAALDFYAEVLFRRRIDDVALEGDQQGFGQGRVSMFIREPHVIGWLKQNYPDLDFGVAPIPRRDTSLSSGGAYMFAVSRDSPHPDAAWRFARFLMSDSVYVRYAAGGSVVPALRSVARRPAYTGDPRWRVFLEQPARLSGGFPRAGRALDILGAYIEQFCYGRLEAGEMLRLAERDMNAVLAPNRRRDPS
- a CDS encoding sugar phosphate isomerase/epimerase family protein, with the protein product MRDTIPELGIITDEVAPEVEEALATAMDWGLRRFELREGRTGRFPAFTPGEVRAVEAARAAGAQITAVSPGLFKGVVSDKARLRRELDDVLPRAIELARRFEVPVLIAFGFQRYRGELPSGRMRAMQAFERAARQVAEAGMVLALENEPDFWIDRPAEAAAMLDEIGHPALRLNWDPANLHWGGQVPTRADFLAVRPYLAGVHVKDYYPARPEAPWLPVGEGTTPWDEILPWLVHETDLPHLTIETHCTPLRVCSERALANLRRLLAACIRGEVARDPEDGR